GCACGATCATCAAATTGTTGCATTacttttttcatttgtGGGTCATTGTCATAATTGGGCATATATAGGTCGCATTCGCATAATAATCTGGTAGTTTGTGTGTGTTGTGTGGAGTATggtttatttttattattatgcgcctataaaaaaagtatatatatatgttataattaGTTGTTTT
The sequence above is a segment of the Plasmodium reichenowi strain SY57 chromosome Unknown, whole genome shotgun sequence genome. Coding sequences within it:
- a CDS encoding rifin, with the translated sequence AHNNKNKPYSTQHTQTTRLLCECDLYMPNYDNDPQMKKVMQQFDDRASQRLREYDERLQEKRKKCKERCDKEIQKIILKD